CTTGGATTGTAATTTTTCCTAAACTTATTATTCCCAGGTCCATTAACATTCAATGAAATGGACTCCATAACTAGTCTGTTGCTTGGCCTGACTTCTCTCTACTTCTCTTCTTGAATGAGAATGCAGAAAGCATGTGCTATACTGGGCAGTGGATTCATCATGAGTATGCTGCCTCTCACCACTATGTAGACTTCGTTTAAGCCTATCAGGAACTGGATTAATCTTCGATCTTGCTCAGCCTTGTGCATATTGGCCTTTGCAGCACAAGTACACTAACAATTGCACTATGCATGTGCATTCAGTGTATTTAATTCCTCCCAAAGCCTTTTTATTTTTGTGTAATAGCCTGTGATATCCAAAGCTCCATGGCTAAGGTCGTTAATTTTCTTCTGCAGTTGATACAATTTTGCTCCATTAGTTTGATCATATCTATCTTTCAGTTCTTGCCATAATTCCCTAGCATCACTGACATATTGTAGACTATCAGCCAAGTCATTTGAAATTGAGTTTTGGATCCACGACGTGACCATGTCATCGTATCGAGCCCACTGATTATAAGTCGTATCATCAGTATTAGGCTTCTTACATTTTTCGGTAATGAATCCAACCTTGTTCTTCATGGATAATGCTCTGAGAACTCCCCATCCCCAAGATCTGTACCCAGTTCCATCAAAGGCAACAGGTACCAATGTCGTTCCGACACTCTCTGACGGGTGCATGTACAACGGGTTGGTTGAGTCCAAATTATTGGTCGTATTATGAGTTTCTTTATCTCCGGCCATCGATTGAAGACGAACTCTAGAAAATTAGGAGAAATAACCTCTGAATTTGGGGAGAAAAATCGAGGAATCTCAAACCCTAGTGACGAACTGTGAGGTGCAGATTTTGATTTTGCAAAGCTAAAAAACTGAAATCGAATGATGAAATTTGACGAGAAGGAAGAGACGTCGATGAGAAAATCGAGTTGAGCACTGATACCATGTCGAGATTGTAGTTAACGGAATGAATCAACCTTCATTGAAAGAGGTTGAGCTTGAGCTCTCATCGTGAGAGAAGCTTCTGGACAGAGAATGGAATTGGGGGAAAATATTGTGTGTTCCTATTCAACCGAAACCGAAAATGAGTCTTATACACgtgagaaaataaaagaaagagtAGACTACTAATTACGAAACTACCCATGTAACTAACTCAACTTCTAACTTCCTAAGTATTATAAATAACACCAACTATACTACTACACTTGATAATATCCAAACATCTCAATAATAGGAGTATAAATTTTATATCTCATATATTAGTAATATTGATTATAAATTCAACTATTATACTCTCTATTGCTTACTCGCATTAACATGTAACTATTAATCCAAAAACAACTCACGCAACAATAGCATCTTTTCAGTAGCGCAACCCAACATCAAAACACATCCGTAAAGTCTCCTCTTTTCCCAGAAAAATTGGTTCCTAATAAGTATATCTTTTCAGTAGGCTTCTTATTCACAACATGGCACTATCCATTATGATcctgcattatatatatatatatatatatatatatatatatatacatacattttTCCCCACTTGATGTCAGTATTGAGTCTAATTCGGATTCGCACGTAATAGTCTCATATTAGAGGTTAGTTCCAGTATAATTCGTTACTAGTATGTATTTCTCTTTTTGAAACATATTTTGAAACTCCTCGCAGTCTATTCAGACTTTCTGGTCAGCCATAAGCAGATGACCGTGAAAGTAATTCTAGCCAGGTAAATCAAGAAAGGAAACAGGGTCAAATTTGTGCATGTACTATTTAAAACTGAACGGTTTATGTTAAACTTTTATTCTATTATTACTTTTGTCATTAGGAAAAAGTACTCTCGTTTTTTTCCTTGACCCCCTAGTGGAGCTCCAATTGGAGGGTAATTTAATTAAACAGTAGTCACCGGTTAATTGTACCCGTTTCATGCTAGAACTACGTTAGTGGTAAGCCAAGGGAATATATTGTTAATGACAAGGTATGAACGGATCAAAAGTGTAACGAAAAACAAAATCAAACTAATCTTTGGAGgcaaatatatatttatatccaCAATAAATGAATTAGTGAGACTCCCTTTTTTTTGGTATCCCCAatcttaatgaattttgaaagtCAAATCATTTCAGGGGTCTGGTTAAATAAAAAACAACAAAGAGGAATTCACATGGATTTATGAAAGGACATAATGTATTTATGTACAAGTTAAAGTTTTTTGAGAAACAAACAACTTTAGTTTCTTTCAATGTCAAATTATAGACCTTTAATTCTTCGTATACCTTACCTCGACCTAGCACAACACAAAAAACATAGTCTTCTTTTTCTGTATTCAACCAAGAAACCCCTCCCCCCACCTGGATTTGAATCCTAAAACTATATATTCGAATAATAGGCAATTTCGATGAGAACTAAATATATTGAACTCTTAGCCTTGTACCAAGGTCTTAAAATAGCTtagttaaaataaaattaaaatttgaaagcaATGTGAAATCAATAGATCTATACTCTAGCTTGCGATATCATGTATACTAATATATTTTTGTAAGAGAGAGAGagttgcacttgaagtctaataaGCCTAGTTTGCTGAAGATGGGTtaatgttaaaaaaaaaaaacacatatTTCTTCATTCTTACAATATGAACCAAGGAGGTAAGATTCTACGCAACTACTTTCACCTCCAATTGCATGGGTTAAATACACAATCGGTCATCAAACTTATAGTTTAATTGCGGGAAAATTATCAAACTAACTTTTCTGATATATAAGTAATACTCCTATTTACATTAATCATTCGTCACAGCTAGTATAATAtaccaaaaaaggaaaaaggaaaaggtAGTAGAACGAGGCGATCTTTCCCCAAAAAAAGTTGTACAAAAAAAGAGATTATATTGGACGGGGTTTACCCAGTTCGCACAAAGCGCTCACCCGAAGGGCAAAGGCTCGGCTGCGGTTACTCCTTACCAAAAAAAAGAGAGTAGTAAATGAGATGCTAATCCTACTTAATTAAGAGATCGCAGAAAGAAAATGCTTAGCTCTTGACCCATATTTTCTTCTGGATCAACCAAATGAAAGGATTCAGAATCATGAGATCCATTAACCCTTTCAAATTTTCCCCTAAGATACATAATATCTTCATCCTCTCTCTTTATAATAGTGCCAGCTCCAACATATTTTGACTCCAATTTTCTCAACACTTTTAAATCAGCTTTTGTAGGTTTTCTCTTAACTGCAAACCCTACTCTTTTTCCATTACAATACATAGCCCATATTGGTATAGACAAAAGAGAATAAGAAGAGTACTCGAATACCATATTTGTACTACTCTCTAACGCGACTCTCACTATTCCCTTTCGCATTTCTCTAGCGAGTGTGGTTGTAGAAACTGCAAGTTCAAGAAGAAGAATAGGGTTTGTGGATTTAGGGTTTGTTTGGATACAGAAACTAACTTTTCCTTTACGAGAGCCGAATATTGTGCCCGTTattgttgtcgttgttgttgttgagtgGTGCTTGAAATAGGGTATGGGTTTTTTCTCGTAAAtttcttcttcaacaaagatACAATTGCAACGAGGAATCAGAAGTTCCATGAGCGAACGAATATACCTCCATGAACGCACTTGTTTCTGGCAATCCACAGAGGTGATTGGAGAGCTGATCATGTTGTTGATGATATAAAATACTAAGAGGTTCGTGGAGTTTGTTTAATTTGGCAGATGGTTGAAAGTTTtaagaattttgagatgattaaTTAACGGAAAATAAGTGAATTGAGCTAAGATCAGTTTAAGTTCTATGTGTTTGGGCTAAAACGGCCAAAAGATAAGGAAAAATGACATTCtatgtatatttttttgcatatttttttgtatatatatattatgtatgttatatacaaaaattatacaaattttatatattttttcggctaccaaatataaataatttttggcacgggctaaaagtaaaaaaaaaccaaaaatataaTCTTAACATAGtatgatattttttattttgggcCTAGCCCGCAAGGTTTTACCCTAAAGGTCTTACATCGTTAAGAGTATCAATTTTTTATAAgcaacttatttttcttttcactTTTTATATTGAATTTGGTTCACACACATCCAACAATCTCAATCTCTCCCTTGAACCGAGCTACACAAGACATATCACTATTCATGGGCTAATTTGGAGTAACTATGTGCAACCCAAATGATTTGAGAATTTATGGTTACTGAAGCCTAGAAGAGAGGTTGTGTCTTTGAAGCTACAGGTAAAGATAGTAAACCGGCCAAGAGATGGGCAAAGGCACTAATTCGGGCCCTATGTCATCACTCCGCCATTCTTCATACTCGTCTCGCCAAACCATTGGCTTCTGATACTAGTTATTAGGCTAAGAACGACCGAAATATACTCTTAACATGGTGTGATATTATTCGCTTTGGGTCAAGCCCACACGATTTTCCCCAAAAGACCATTAAGAGTATCTAAATTCTTATAAGtagcttatttttcttttctactttccatttgagactttattcAGACACACCCAACACTATGCACACATAATATTAATATCTACACAATCATATTACTTAAAATATAATTGCATTTTAACTCTAATTAATAGTATTGGTTAGTTACTTTtaatacactactagaaattcggcaaaaatcgaTCGCGGtctaccgaccaattttggtcggtcaaaaaaccgaccaaagtcgatcgatttttcaaaatatatattttttaatttatttttatgaaaccgaccaactttggtcggttttctttggcgcaaaaatgcaggaaactatttttgagtcccgcgaaatttatttttcaagaaaccgaccaactttggtctgtttttcatttaaaataatttaaaattaatattaaaaaatcgACTGCAATGGGTCGGTTAATTCGGcaggtcattttaaaaaaccgaccgaatTCGATCagtcattttattttttaataaaatcgaccgacattggtcggttattttcgtgcgaaaatacaattaaagagtataaatgaaataaaaggcaatcttaaaataaaatgcaccaatagtctagtggtagaatagtatcctgccacagcaCAGACCCCGGTTCAATTCCCAAATGATGctttttttaattacataattaaaataccgatcgactttggtcggaaaaaaccaACTAATTTCGgcaatttatttttgaatttaattgaccgaccaaagctGGTTGGTAattttcgaccaactttggtcggtatgcccttccgaccttcaaaataccgaccacacattaatggtcgcgttttg
This sequence is a window from Nicotiana tomentosiformis chromosome 5, ASM39032v3, whole genome shotgun sequence. Protein-coding genes within it:
- the LOC104105069 gene encoding protein MIZU-KUSSEI 1-like — translated: MELLIPRCNCIFVEEEIYEKKPIPYFKHHSTTTTTTITGTIFGSRKGKVSFCIQTNPKSTNPILLLELAVSTTTLAREMRKGIVRVALESSTNMVFEYSSYSLLSIPIWAMYCNGKRVGFAVKRKPTKADLKVLRKLESKYVGAGTIIKREDEDIMYLRGKFERVNGSHDSESFHLVDPEENMGQELSIFFLRSLN
- the LOC117278953 gene encoding uncharacterized protein — protein: MAGDKETHNTTNNLDSTNPLYMHPSESVGTTLVPVAFDGTGYRSWGWGVLRALSMKNKVGFITEKCKKPNTDDTTYNQWARYDDMVTSWIQNSISNDLADSLQYVSDARELWQELKDRYDQTNGAKLYQLQKKINDLSHGALDITGYYTKIKRLWEELNTLNAHA